From a single Crocosphaera sp. UHCC 0190 genomic region:
- the sbcD gene encoding exonuclease subunit SbcD, whose translation MIKILHFSDIHLGSGFSHGRINPQTGLNTRLEDFIKSLSLCIDCAIQEAVDLVLFGGDAFPDATPPPYIQEAFASQFRRLADANIPTILLVGNHDQHSQGNGGASLCIYRTLAVPGFIVGDKLETHRISTKNGGIQVITLPWLTRSILLTKAKTEGLCLDDVNQLLIEALRPALEAEIRQLEPETPTILLGHLMVNRARFGAEQFLAVGRGFTIPISLLIRPEFDYVALGHVHKYQNLNPNNNPPIIYPGSIERVDFSEEKEEKGYILLRVKKGEVDWQFCPLPARPFYTIKVDISDREDPQDALLKAIAKKNIEESVVRLNYQIRSEQLDLVNSAVIHDALKAAHSYTIRPELISQLARPRLPELGIGKSLDPLEALKTYLDNKEDLKELVNDMLEAAQLLLNGEEEEQELEVLQEELF comes from the coding sequence ATGATTAAAATTCTTCACTTTTCTGATATTCACCTAGGTAGCGGTTTCTCCCATGGAAGAATTAACCCACAAACAGGTTTAAATACCCGTTTAGAAGACTTTATCAAGTCCTTAAGTTTATGTATTGATTGCGCTATTCAAGAAGCTGTAGATCTCGTTTTATTTGGGGGTGATGCCTTTCCTGATGCTACACCTCCCCCTTATATTCAGGAAGCATTTGCTTCTCAATTTCGACGCTTAGCTGATGCCAATATTCCTACCATTTTATTAGTGGGAAATCATGACCAACATTCTCAAGGAAATGGGGGCGCAAGTTTATGTATTTATCGAACTTTAGCCGTTCCTGGGTTTATTGTGGGAGATAAATTAGAAACCCATAGAATCTCTACAAAAAATGGGGGCATTCAAGTTATTACATTACCTTGGTTAACCCGTTCTATTTTATTAACTAAAGCGAAAACAGAAGGGTTATGTTTAGATGATGTTAATCAATTATTAATCGAAGCCCTCAGACCTGCTTTGGAGGCAGAAATCAGGCAGTTAGAACCAGAAACTCCAACCATTTTATTAGGACATTTAATGGTCAATAGGGCAAGATTTGGGGCTGAACAATTTCTGGCAGTTGGCCGAGGATTTACCATTCCTATTTCCTTATTAATTCGTCCTGAATTTGATTATGTGGCCTTAGGTCATGTGCATAAATACCAAAATTTGAATCCGAATAATAATCCCCCCATTATTTATCCTGGCAGTATTGAAAGAGTGGATTTTAGCGAAGAAAAAGAAGAGAAAGGCTATATTTTATTGAGGGTTAAAAAAGGTGAGGTTGATTGGCAATTTTGCCCCTTACCTGCCCGTCCTTTTTATACTATAAAAGTTGATATTTCTGATAGAGAAGATCCCCAAGATGCCTTATTAAAAGCCATTGCTAAAAAAAATATTGAGGAATCAGTTGTAAGATTAAATTATCAAATTCGGTCAGAACAATTAGACTTGGTTAATAGTGCAGTGATTCATGATGCGTTAAAAGCTGCCCATAGTTATACGATTCGTCCTGAATTAATTAGTCAATTAGCCCGTCCTCGTTTACCAGAATTAGGAATAGGAAAAAGTTTAGATCCTCTAGAAGCATTAAAAACATATCTTGATAATAAAGAAGATCTAAAAGAGCTTGTTAATGATATGTTGGAAGCGGCTCAATTATTATTAAATGGAGAGGAAGAAGAACAAGAATTAGAAGTCTTACAAGAGGAATTGTTTTAA
- a CDS encoding DUF6887 family protein: MTEPDFNTMNLKKLRQYILSHREDNEAFYTFVDRVDKEKNWINNPPLDSIEDMNNYPDFLEKIKKDKGRKTPEHLGDFSS, from the coding sequence ATGACTGAACCTGATTTTAACACTATGAATCTCAAAAAGTTGAGACAATATATCTTATCTCATCGAGAAGATAACGAAGCGTTTTATACTTTTGTTGATCGAGTTGATAAGGAAAAAAACTGGATAAATAATCCGCCTCTAGATTCAATAGAAGATATGAATAATTATCCAGATTTTTTAGAGAAGATTAAAAAAGATAAAGGGAGAAAGACTCCTGAGCATTTAGGTGATTTTTCTTCTTAG
- the larE gene encoding ATP-dependent sacrificial sulfur transferase LarE: MLTEKLSQLKAIFQPMEQVLIAYSGGIDSTLVAKIAYDVLGDRALAITAVSPSLLPEELEEAKIQAATIGILHELVHTREMDNPSYTANPVNRCYFCKSELHDTLKPLALKRGYPYVVDGVNADDLQDYRPGIQAAKERGARSPLAEVGITKSEVRQLSQALGLPWWDKPAQPCLSSRFPYGEEITVAKLQRVGRAEIYLRNLGYHNLRVRSQGDTAKIELPPEVIKDFVITANLPQLVTKFQKLGFIYVTLDLEGYRSGKLNQEILGKDRANV, encoded by the coding sequence ATGCTTACGGAAAAACTCAGCCAATTAAAAGCAATTTTTCAACCAATGGAACAGGTATTAATTGCCTATTCTGGGGGTATCGATAGCACTTTAGTCGCCAAAATTGCTTATGATGTTTTAGGCGATCGCGCGTTAGCAATTACGGCTGTGTCCCCGTCATTATTACCCGAAGAATTAGAAGAAGCCAAAATTCAAGCCGCCACCATTGGCATTCTCCATGAGTTAGTCCATACTCGTGAAATGGATAACCCCAGCTACACCGCAAACCCTGTTAACCGTTGTTATTTTTGCAAAAGTGAACTCCATGACACCCTGAAACCCCTCGCCTTAAAACGAGGCTATCCCTATGTGGTAGATGGGGTTAACGCTGATGACTTACAAGACTATCGCCCCGGTATACAAGCGGCTAAGGAAAGAGGGGCGCGATCGCCGTTAGCAGAAGTCGGTATCACAAAATCCGAAGTTCGTCAACTCTCCCAAGCTTTGGGTTTACCTTGGTGGGATAAACCAGCCCAACCCTGTTTAAGTTCCCGTTTTCCCTATGGTGAAGAAATTACGGTGGCGAAACTGCAAAGGGTAGGACGAGCCGAAATTTATCTGCGTAACCTAGGTTATCACAATTTAAGGGTGCGTTCTCAGGGAGACACAGCCAAAATTGAATTACCCCCAGAGGTAATCAAAGATTTTGTTATTACGGCTAATTTACCCCAATTGGTGACCAAGTTTCAAAAATTAGGCTTTATTTATGTCACCCTTGATTTAGAAGGGTATCGTAGTGGTAAATTAAATCAAGAAATTTTGGGGAAAGATAGAGCCAATGTTTAG
- a CDS encoding DUF6888 family protein has protein sequence MPTQAQVWQCYRLCIWATKLYLPIYLIRLDERTGYIIFIAGEEILIEIYPNGNWRYADD, from the coding sequence ATTCCCACACAAGCACAAGTTTGGCAATGTTATCGGTTGTGTATTTGGGCAACTAAATTATATTTACCTATCTATTTAATTCGTCTAGATGAACGCACAGGATACATTATTTTTATTGCTGGCGAAGAAATTTTAATCGAAATTTATCCTAATGGTAATTGGAGGTATGCTGATGACTGA
- a CDS encoding HAMP domain-containing sensor histidine kinase, with product MGTLASQYSGIFKQQRKLSHQTGNYDGQKEFLGSIYHLLNSGANPQEVMAKILAIIGQKYSIDNAILLRIESSLCHIYQAWAVTEKSLLERLLHNEWLQLFHCAAQQQVYQFCQADAITTQSLELTPLTIFEEEDNFHCCILSVPVYLSEQLFGYLILVTQEATRTFTLEEIETLEIVTDQIAIVIQNRQLQERLKQLELENQRLQSIHQDKKDYLSHMSHELRTPLAGILGFSKMLKEELYGPLNDKQKQYVHGIRVSGEHLLSLVNDFLDLSKIEAEKEEIFLETVAVEDICLAAISMVQAKANEQALDLIIDIADNIDFCTVDQRRIKQILLNLLSNAIKFTEKGSVTLQVKRTQNNLIFCVIDTGIGLKEADQQKLFQPFQQIHNHLSRKHKGTGLGLALSRKLAQLHGGDLTLTSEFGKGSCFTLELPIQVDSQIS from the coding sequence GTGGGAACCTTAGCAAGTCAATATTCAGGCATCTTTAAACAACAGAGAAAGCTGTCTCATCAAACGGGTAACTATGATGGACAGAAAGAATTCCTAGGCTCAATTTATCATCTTTTAAATTCTGGGGCAAATCCCCAGGAAGTCATGGCCAAAATTTTAGCCATCATTGGCCAAAAATACAGCATAGATAATGCAATTTTATTACGCATTGAATCATCTCTATGCCACATTTATCAGGCTTGGGCAGTGACAGAAAAGAGTTTGCTTGAAAGGTTACTCCATAATGAATGGCTACAGTTATTCCATTGTGCCGCCCAACAGCAAGTTTACCAGTTTTGTCAAGCCGATGCTATTACTACTCAATCTTTAGAGCTTACCCCATTAACAATTTTTGAGGAGGAAGATAATTTTCATTGTTGTATTTTAAGTGTTCCCGTGTATTTGAGTGAACAATTATTTGGGTATTTAATATTAGTAACTCAAGAAGCAACTCGTACGTTTACTTTAGAAGAAATTGAAACCTTAGAAATTGTGACAGATCAAATAGCGATCGTCATCCAAAACCGTCAATTACAAGAGCGTTTAAAGCAGTTAGAATTAGAAAATCAAAGACTACAATCTATTCATCAAGATAAAAAAGATTATCTCTCTCACATGAGTCATGAGTTACGCACACCTTTAGCGGGTATTTTAGGCTTTTCTAAGATGCTTAAAGAAGAACTTTATGGCCCCTTAAATGACAAGCAAAAACAGTATGTTCATGGAATTAGGGTATCAGGCGAACATTTATTGTCCCTTGTTAATGACTTTTTAGATCTCTCTAAAATTGAAGCGGAAAAAGAAGAAATATTTTTAGAAACTGTGGCGGTTGAAGATATTTGTTTGGCAGCAATTTCTATGGTTCAAGCCAAAGCAAATGAACAAGCACTTGACCTAATTATTGATATAGCGGATAACATTGATTTTTGTACCGTTGATCAAAGAAGAATTAAACAAATTCTGCTTAATTTACTTTCTAATGCCATTAAATTTACAGAAAAAGGTTCGGTGACATTACAAGTCAAACGAACTCAAAATAATCTGATTTTTTGTGTAATTGATACAGGAATTGGACTAAAAGAGGCAGATCAACAAAAACTATTTCAACCCTTTCAACAAATTCATAATCACCTCAGTCGCAAACATAAAGGAACAGGGTTAGGATTAGCATTATCTCGCAAATTAGCACAATTACATGGGGGAGATCTCACCTTAACCTCTGAATTTGGCAAGGGGAGTTGTTTCACCCTTGAATTACCCATTCAAGTTGATAGTCAGATCAGTTAA
- the acnB gene encoding bifunctional aconitate hydratase 2/2-methylisocitrate dehydratase gives MLENYHKHAAERAKLGIPPLPLTAEQTSQLCEMLKNPPKELKEELLMLLRDRVPPGVDEAAYVKAGFLTGIAKGEITCPLISRQGAVDLLGTMMGGYNVQSLVDLLKSSDSTLASTAATALSKTLLVFDVFNEVLELSETNPFAKQVVDAWAEAAWFINKPKVPEKIIVTVFKVPGETNTDDLSPAPHATTRPDIPLHALAMLESLMPEGIETIARVKDKGYPVAYVGDVVGTGSSRKSAINSVLWHIGNDIPFVPNKRSGGYIIGGKIAPIFFNTAEDSGAFPIECDVSEMETGDVIIIYPYKGEITNEAGELIATFTTKPDTILDEVRAGGRIPLLIGRGLTDKTRHALGLEPSTIFVRPSIPEDTHKGFTLAQKMVGKACGLPGVRPGTSCEPIMTTVGSQDTTGPMTRDELKELACLGFNADLTLQSFCHTAAYPKPVDIKTHHELPDFFSTRGGVALRPGDGIIHSWLNRMLLPDTVGTGGDSHTRFPLGISFPAGSGLVAFAAALGVMPLDMPESVLVKFTGELQPGVTLRDIVNAIPWVAMQEGKLTVAKENKINVFNGRIMEMEGLPNLKVEQAFELTDATAERSCAGSTIKLGKETIAEYLQSNIALIKNMVARGYKDSRTLMRRAAKMEQWLKNPVLMEGDETAEYADIIEVNLSEIKEPIVAAPNDPDNVKLMSECAGDKVDEVFIGSCMTNIGHYRAAAKILEGAGRIKSVLWICPPTRMDEKQLREEGVYGTFAASGARTEMPGCSLCMGNQARVEDNATVFSTSTRNFNNRMGKGARVYLGSAELAAVCALLGKIPTVEEYMEIVTQKIDPFAGELYRYLNFNEIEGFEDEGRVIPLDEMPKIEDILGIPVGVLS, from the coding sequence ATGTTAGAAAACTATCACAAACACGCAGCAGAAAGAGCAAAACTTGGTATTCCTCCCCTCCCTTTAACCGCAGAACAAACATCGCAACTATGCGAAATGTTAAAAAATCCCCCCAAAGAACTCAAAGAAGAACTTTTGATGTTATTACGGGATAGAGTTCCCCCTGGTGTGGATGAAGCGGCCTACGTTAAAGCAGGGTTTTTGACAGGTATTGCTAAGGGTGAGATAACTTGTCCCCTCATCTCTCGTCAAGGGGCCGTAGACCTTTTAGGAACCATGATGGGAGGCTATAACGTACAATCTTTAGTAGACTTACTCAAATCTTCTGATAGTACCCTCGCATCTACCGCAGCAACTGCATTAAGCAAAACCCTGTTAGTTTTTGATGTTTTCAATGAGGTTTTAGAATTATCTGAAACGAACCCATTCGCAAAACAAGTGGTTGACGCATGGGCCGAAGCTGCATGGTTCATCAATAAACCCAAAGTCCCCGAAAAAATCATCGTCACAGTCTTTAAAGTACCTGGGGAAACCAACACCGATGACCTATCCCCTGCCCCCCATGCTACCACAAGACCTGATATTCCCCTCCATGCCTTAGCTATGTTAGAATCCCTAATGCCAGAAGGGATAGAAACCATTGCCAGAGTCAAAGATAAAGGCTATCCTGTGGCTTATGTTGGGGATGTGGTAGGGACTGGTTCCTCCCGTAAATCTGCTATCAACTCGGTTTTATGGCATATTGGCAATGATATTCCTTTTGTCCCTAATAAACGGTCAGGAGGATACATTATAGGCGGAAAAATTGCCCCTATTTTCTTCAATACTGCTGAAGACTCCGGTGCATTTCCTATCGAATGCGATGTCTCGGAGATGGAAACGGGTGACGTTATCATCATCTATCCCTACAAAGGAGAAATTACCAATGAAGCAGGAGAATTAATTGCTACTTTCACCACCAAACCTGACACTATTCTAGACGAAGTTCGGGCCGGTGGACGCATTCCTTTACTCATTGGACGCGGTTTAACCGATAAAACCCGTCATGCTTTAGGACTCGAACCTAGTACGATTTTTGTCCGTCCTAGTATTCCTGAAGACACCCATAAAGGGTTTACCTTAGCGCAAAAAATGGTCGGTAAAGCTTGCGGTTTACCTGGGGTCAGACCTGGGACTTCTTGCGAACCCATCATGACGACTGTTGGTTCTCAGGATACCACAGGCCCCATGACCCGTGACGAATTAAAAGAACTCGCTTGTTTAGGGTTCAATGCAGACTTAACCCTACAAAGTTTCTGTCATACTGCTGCTTATCCCAAACCCGTAGACATCAAAACTCATCACGAGTTACCCGACTTTTTCTCGACTCGTGGAGGGGTAGCTTTGCGTCCTGGGGATGGTATCATCCATTCTTGGTTAAACCGGATGTTATTACCCGATACTGTAGGAACTGGGGGTGACTCCCATACTCGCTTCCCCTTGGGTATTTCCTTCCCCGCAGGTTCGGGTTTAGTCGCATTTGCCGCAGCATTAGGGGTTATGCCCTTAGATATGCCAGAATCAGTATTAGTTAAGTTTACTGGAGAATTACAACCAGGGGTGACATTACGGGATATTGTTAATGCTATTCCTTGGGTTGCTATGCAAGAAGGTAAATTAACTGTTGCCAAAGAGAACAAAATTAATGTTTTCAATGGCCGTATTATGGAAATGGAAGGTTTACCTAATTTAAAAGTTGAACAAGCTTTTGAATTAACCGATGCAACGGCAGAAAGGTCTTGTGCAGGGTCAACAATTAAGTTAGGAAAAGAGACTATTGCGGAATATTTGCAATCCAATATTGCCCTAATCAAAAATATGGTTGCACGAGGATATAAAGATTCTCGGACTTTGATGCGTCGTGCAGCAAAAATGGAACAATGGTTAAAAAATCCCGTATTAATGGAAGGGGATGAAACCGCAGAATATGCAGACATCATCGAAGTCAATTTAAGTGAGATTAAAGAACCGATTGTTGCTGCACCAAATGACCCTGATAATGTTAAATTGATGTCCGAATGTGCCGGGGACAAAGTTGATGAAGTGTTCATAGGTTCCTGTATGACGAATATTGGACATTATCGTGCTGCTGCTAAAATCTTAGAAGGGGCCGGACGCATTAAATCTGTTTTATGGATATGTCCCCCAACCCGAATGGATGAAAAACAGCTACGAGAAGAAGGGGTTTATGGTACTTTTGCCGCATCTGGTGCGCGAACAGAAATGCCTGGATGTTCCCTATGTATGGGCAACCAAGCGCGTGTAGAAGACAATGCGACCGTATTTTCTACCTCTACCCGTAACTTTAATAATCGTATGGGTAAAGGGGCCAGAGTTTACCTCGGTTCTGCGGAATTAGCTGCCGTTTGTGCCTTATTAGGAAAAATCCCCACTGTTGAGGAATACATGGAGATTGTCACCCAAAAAATTGATCCCTTTGCAGGTGAATTATACCGTTATCTCAACTTCAATGAAATTGAAGGATTTGAAGATGAAGGACGGGTTATTCCCTTAGATGAAATGCCCAAGATTGAGGATATTTTAGGCATTCCTGTGGGAGTTTTGAGTTAA